The stretch of DNA GGAAACAGACGGACTCCTGGTAAGCTTGTCGGCAAGGAAGCAGTGATCACATCACAGTGCCTTAATGGCTGGTTAGTTACTTAAACGGTCACCCTATAAGTGAGACTGATTTATGTATCATTTTATattgttgaaaatgatttgttcACGTGCTATATGCAAGGGCTTAATTACTTTGCCTGCATTCAGTTGCATAAATTGAATCTCAACTAACACTCTTGATGGGGAGGGATGACACCTTGGTTATTTTTTTATCggtaaatataaaatatattgacCAAAATgtttaagtacaaaatactcCAGGCATACCCGGGCTAATCATCCAAATCAATCCATATCATGTGCAAACAACACCCCACCAAAAGTACTGCATAAGCGCAATCGAACTAGTAGGATGACACCTTGGTTCTGCTTGTAATTAGGGAGACTACTAAACTAGCCTATTGGTGCATATGTGAAGCCTTTGCAAGCTTTAAGCTCGAATACCACCAAAATGCAAGTAAAGCGTTGATCCTTTACAAAGAATTAACTTGTGATTGTCATTTTTATTGAGAGGTGACCTAAGTATGGTCCATATGATATTTAAAGCAATCTTTTACGTATATAAACTCGGTATGCCACAAAAAGGTACAAATTCATTCACTCGGCACTTTCGAGAAAAGAGTTATTGCTGTTAATTCCATGTTTTCTTTTTCTGGTTTATTCTCTTtcaattttctcttgtatttgtTGGTTGATATTATGTATTTACGTTTTGTTGCTTTGTTTTGAAGTTCCTAGTTATTAATCACTGCATGTGTTTAACTAGGTTAAAGAGCACTTTGAAAGTAGCCTCTCCGAACTGATTCCTTGTTATTACTCTATTTCTGTGTAACCTTGTTTCTGTTTGCCATGTGATATCCTGCCACAGGCCACAAGTCGAGATTTTCTTGCTTTAGCTCATGAAATATATGAAGATTTTCATATTCTTTCTGCTTACAATCAGTCATTAAACAGAACAATGAGCATTATGAAGAGGATGGAATCCCAGGACTGGCTGGCTTCTTGTTGATCAAAATCATTGTCTGAAAATCCatatttaaagaataaaatgCGATTTAGGGCTATAAATGTCAGCCTTCTTTAGAATCTTAAGTAATTCAGATGAACTctgaaaatattaaattgtCGACACTATATCAAATTGGAAAACTATGTGAGTTGTTTGTGGTTAAAGAGGAACATAAGCGGATATTTTTGTGGAATAAGTTACTGAAAAACTGTGGAACCTGCGTGAAAACTACTATTCGAGAAAAATTGAAAGATGCCATATTGCTTATTGTTGCAGGTACTTGCTCAAGATTATTGAGAGTGGCGAAAACGTTCGACTACAATATCGCTCTTTAAGAAACATTCTGACCTCCCAAGATTCAGAGGATAGACGTGACTTACAACCAGCTCAGAATAGCAGCTGATCTGCCTTAATTTCGAGATAACGGGCTCCACTCCTGGGATTGTATCCGGTTTCTCTCGCTTGAGGTGGGAAGATATGATGTATAGCTATATTTATTGAGTGCTACATAATCTAGGGACAGGAAAAAGTCATGGGAAGCAATCCTTTTTTGAATTAAAGGGTTGGTTATATTCATGTGTAGGTATTGTTGTGGTGGTTAACAATTAATAGAAGTAGAGTTGGTGACATTGCCAAGTCGCGGATTTGCTTTTGCTTTTGCTTGTTGGAAAGTTCACAAAAACTAACAAAAAGAACAAAAGAATCGAAGCATCCGAACAACTCCAGATTCAAGTTAATTAAGGTCTGTACTTTTGGATAAAAATTTGTACCGAAAATATGGTTTGTGCTATCCTCACCTCCCCTTTACCCACTCCCTCGAATATTTGAATTATATCCTagattgtttattttttaaaaaatttaaaaaaataatgtagCTTCATTAACAAACAACTGTGAAATCTTTGCTTACAAATGCACTGATAAATCAATGAATGCATTCAAATATTCCATTGTTTGGTTTGAAGAAAAAGCATGTCAAACAATCGCATGGGATGTTCCATTTGCAGATCGTGGATTATATTTTACTGAATTGGCATTATGTTTGTTGCAACAAGTGTTTGATTAAATTCGCTCATTTCACGGAAACCCAGCTCGCCATCGCACCTCGATCGCCAAAGTAATTTTCTCCTTTGATGAAAGTGATGCTCTGCCAGTGTAATTATCGGGGGTGTACGAATCAAACCGAATATGAAAAAACTTTTAAACTcgattataaatatttaagctCGAATTTGATTCGAAACTCAAAAGTTTGAATATGTTTTACTCGAATTCTGTTCAAATCAAGGCTTATATTTGAGTTTGGCACAAAACATTTGAATATGTTTGTGATTTATTCGAAAATAAATACCAAATGAATCgaaatatgtttatttaatagaTAATAAGCAATACACGAACCAAACGCCTGCAAAACAGACCCGCAGGCCCATGTAAGCAGATACCCCGACCAAGTGTGGATCTTTATTGGTGTCACTGGTTTGGTCAAAGAAACTATACATAGGAGAATCAAAAAGTATtaaaaggggggggggggggggggggggtggtggtggtggtggtggtggtggtggtggtggtggtggtatTCCATTATTAGTGTGCTGAGAAAGAAGAGTGAGAAattgcattaagatgacttCTTGTCCTCAAAACAACAGTTTCATTATCATAAGCAAACATCATTTCTCATTAACAAAAATATGATACAATCAAAAATTATCGGAATGATTTTGTTATGAAAATCCTATCTCATACGTCGAACTTACATTTGTGGCCAATTAAAATCCAAATGCAAGCACAGGAATATCTGTCTATTATACAAGGCTAATAAAcaggaaaaaaattaaaatgaaattcGAAGGCAGCATATCACCAAAACCAGAAACCATTTCCGAGGTATGAAACATGCTTCAATCTAAAAAGAGAGCTTCCAAATAGTCATCGACGTAAGCTAGACATGGCCAGTGATCAGTTCTAATTCGAACAAGAGTCGAAACATCGTGTACTTCCATTTGGAAAAGGAGGTGGAATCTTGGCGGAAGAAATATCAAAATGTCTAAGACACCGATATTTTTCCTACCAGGGATTTGATCCGCACTCCCATCTTCATCACCCACATACTTCAGATAAAGAGGGCCAACATTTGAACTAGATACCTCAAATAGAGGATCCGATCTGAAATCTTTCCACACCGCATCTTTTATCACCCCTCCAGCTCTCACCATATCAACAAGTCGTTCACCAGTAACACAAACCACAAAAGGTGCGAGGTACCGTTCAACAGCTAAAACTAGAGATGTCATAGGGACTTCAAGAAATTTTACCGATTGTGTTCCCTTGACTGCAGTAACCCCTTTGCCTCCTTTCAGGATAAATGTCTCCCTACCAGTGCTCGATGTTGTCTCACATGCTTCCCACAATGCAGTAAATAGGTTCAAATAATAAGTAGGTATATCATCATCTCCTTTCATATCATCTGGAAGAATAGCCCTGAGAAACATGTCTTCGATTCCCACTGGTATACTGCTAAGCTGCCCCCGGATAATCTGACCATTGTCTGTATTAGTTTCAATAAAGACATCAACCAGACCTGGCACTGGTTCCCGCGGCTCTAATTCTAAACATACAGGAGCTTCGAATGTTTCTCTATGACCGTTATCCACTGGGACAATAGCTAATGCATCGGCTTGGGTCAAAGAGGAATCAATTTTAGTTGTTGAGCCAAGAAGAAATGCATTATGAAATGATGAAATTGATCCATATGGAGAAGAAGAAGTGAACTTCAGGACAGTAGCATAAATGGCAGGTAGTTTATCCACTTCATCTGAAAAACTGTCAGTAGGAGGAGTTCCCCATACACTACAGAATGAGTCAGCATCAAATTTCAAACTACAGGAAATCTTAATCTTGAGCCCAGGCATATGTCTATAGTCTGGAATGCATGAAAAATGCCTTCTCAATACTCCAACAATCTCTGAAACTTTAGAGTCCGTCACTCGTAGAGGCTCTTTTTGCTGTTGGAGACGTTCACTATCTGGGATAATTTCCATTCTTGCACCTACTGCAAGAAGTTCCTTTTCCTCGCTTGCTGGTTCATTATCCCAGATGGCTTCCAAGAAACCAGGTTTGTCAGGATTGAGATCCATATTTGGTAAAGACAGGGACCAAGACTGCTTTACCAACGAAGGTGTCACCCGTTCCACCTGAATATAGGAAGCAATATTGCTGGATTCTTTAAAGTCCTGTACAGTTTGAGGAGACTGTTTATTAAAGAATGAGCTAGGACGAGTGGATGGAGCTACGCCAGGCAAACTTTCCTCCGTGTTCAGTATTTGTCTGAGCTTCTTTCCCGGTATACAAACAAGTATTCGCAAGTAGAATCTGAAATCACCACCTTAAATAAGAGAAAAATTCATAGCGTGTATTACTATGGTAAACTACAGAAACAGGGTCTTCAACTGCTTTTAACATATCTCCATTAAGTGAAGGTTTAACCCAAGTTAATCATATTAAACTGAATGTAAAAATAACTAAGGGAAAGCTGCAGTAACAGAGTTGTTAAAACTgcataaaattatttcaatagCAGAATTTTGACAAATGTTACTGATACTTTGAAGATCATTTGTAAGCTAAGAAGGTTATGTATTGGATAAAATAGAGTCGGGGGGTAGGAAATCCGGATGATACCTTGCATTGTCACGAACCTCCAAATCAGGAAAATAAAGACATGTAAATGCAAGAAGACGAGATAATCCAGTAAATAAGTTAGAGCTGCGGTGGTGAACCAGCATTGTTCGACAAATGCCAAAAACTTTACTGCCATGATACCAAGATTTCAACCCTGTATTAGGACCATGTTTCCCTACAAGGAAAAGTATGAACTTCTTGAGGAGCTCTAGTAACCCACTCGGTGAAACTTTATCATTTTCAGATATTCTTTCGAATATAGGGAAGTAAGATCCCAAGCTGTAGTCAATTTTGAGTTTTTGAAGCAGATGTTTATCAAGTGTTTTAAGAAGATGCTCTCCCAACCAATGGTGTTTGTGGCATCCCAATAAGCGATCAATGCATGCAACAGTGACCGGAACCAATCCCTGAAATTCTGAAGTTGAGTCCACTAGCATCTTCTGCACAATAATAAAAGAAAAGATTGTAAGTGCAGGTTATGTAAACAAGCCGCACATGGAAAACTTTGCTCGTACTTTCTAGCAATAAAAAGTGTTGAAGATCTTGAATTAAGATAAATAAGATTTGTATTCTTAACTGAGGACTACATGTTGAGATAATTTCAATAAGGATTAGATAGTGATTAGACAGGGATAAATTgttatttcttttaattatatatatgtactGTATGCTAATCAATAATTAAATGAGAATCTGATTTCCTCTCCATCATTCAGAGCACATACCTCTTCTAcaaaaaagataaaaatattGAAGGCCCAATTACAATGCTATTAACACACCACGATGTGGTCAATGTCCCTATCCAGGTGAATATGCATCAATCGCCTGGTTTTGCCTCTTGAGTTTATTTCTTTGTTATATCATccaaaaataatacataaaaagGCGTAAAAACATTCAGCAAACCACAATATTAAAGTAAGTAGAACATTGGATTATCATCAACTTATTAAGATTGATAGGATCTTGTTTGCATTATCttttatatttgaatttttaggATTAGAATTATCGGTATCTAGTTATCCCTTAGATTTAGGAATTTAGTTAACTTAGGAGTCTataaattctttgtatctaaCCATTATTTTTTGGAGCAATAATACAAGTGAAGCATTTTCTTTCATAATACAACTGAAGCATTTTCTTTCATTGTAATTCTCTCAAACTACATGGTATCAAAGCCGCCGAGAAGAGCAAAATACTACATGGCTTCCCCATCCGTTTCTTCCACTTCCGAGGCCACACCGATCACATCAACAGTGGCCGAAACCTCTTCCCTTCCCATAACGAACCACAGATTACACGGAGAAAACCTCATGCAATGGTCGCAATCCGTCCTTATGTTCATTCGAGGAAAAGGGAAAGAGTTCATCTCTAGCGGAACGATATGCCCTGCGGCAGATCCGAAATTCAAGGTGCAGAATTCATAGAATAATATGATTCTGTAGTGGCAAATCAACTCGATGACGACAGAAATCGGTGCAAACTTCTCTTATGCCGAACTGCGAGAGAGATATGGGATGCGGCTCACCACACCTATTCTTCCGAAGACAACACATTTGAACTATTCGGCATTGAAAGCACCATTCATGACCTCCAACAGGGAGACTCCTCTGCCACGACTTATTTCACTGTCCTTACTCGACATTGGCAACAACTCGACCTCTTTGAAGTCTACGAGCGGAAATGCCTAGACGATGAAAAATGTTATCGGGCAATAGTTGAACAAATCTTCAAATTCTTACTGGGCCTTCATAGCAAATTTGATGATGTGTGTGGTCGTATATTGGGGACCAAACCACTACCTTCTCTCCGTGCAGTGTTCTCGGAAGTGCGCCATGAAGAAAGTCGTAGAAAAGTCAGGTTCTCAACAACCTATTTCTACCACAGATGCTTCAGCTCTTACTGCGCATAGGCCTTCATTTCCGCATAATGATCACTCGGGTGCTGCACAGTCTCCACAGCTCTTTAACAACAACGGGAAATTCAACAGGGACGTCCATGGTGTGAAAATTGCCGAAAACCCAACCACATAGTGGATACTTGTTGGAAAATCCATGGGAAACCCGCTGACTAGAAACCGGTTAGAGAAAGACGAGCAAATGCAGCTGTAACAGAGAATTCACCCCATGAACCCCAACCTTTCACAACAGAGTAACTCGACATTCTCCAACAAATGCTCAACCAAACTAATTCAACACAAACCTCATCACTTGTTAGCATTGGTAATGTGGTACATCGAGGTATATATTCAATTGCTTTACTTACACAACACGAGTTATCAAATTGTTGGATTGTTGATTCTGGAGCCTCGGACCATATGGTGGGAAATTTGAAATCCTTTACACATTTTAGTTCTTGTAAGGATTCTCATTCAGTACGCATTGCAAACATCTCATGCTCCCAAGTGACTGGTTACGGTTCAGTTCAGCTAACTCTGGATATTTTCTTGAAACGTGTTATTTTTACCTGATCTAAAATGCAATCTCTTATCCGTGAGTAAGCTCAACAACGATCTCAAATGCACAACTAAATTCCTTGCTGATTCTTGTGTTTTTTAGGATTTGGCATCGGGGAAGATGATTGGCAGTGCTGACCTTTGTGGTGGATTGTATCTCCTAAAGATGAATGTTTCCAAGAGAAGCTTGAACACCACTGCCATCAATCCGCCACCACCTATTCCTTCATGTACTATTTCGactttcaatttaaataaagataGTGAGATCATGTTATGGCACTATCGTCTAGGACAGACAAATTATTTCCATCCTTGTTCAATAATAAGAATTCTAATTCTTTCCAATGTGATATTTGTCAATTGTCCAAACATACACGGTCCACCTTCACACCACAAAGTTACAAACCATCAAAACTGTTTTCACTCATTCACAGTGATATTTGGGATCCCTCCAATGTGACAAACATTAGAGGTGCACGCTGGTCTTATTGTTTGTCGATGATCACACACACTTTTATGGATACCAATGATAACCCCACAATTAATTGATCACACATTTTTCAAGGCAAACTCCAAAATTTCCAAATTTTTAAGTATggtgcaactttgttattatcagtTGGGTTTTATTTTATATTCGTAAAAATAATGAGAACATAGGTTGACAGGCATAAATTTGTATATAGATAAATCAAACAACATCCTAACATGCAAGAATCCTAATTAAGTGCAACTAAATCCCTTTTGGAATATCCTTGCTTATGCTATCACCACCTTGTGAGCTGTATTGCACATATACCTGGTATTATACAGCCTCTAATATATATTTTGTCATGGTCAGTGCCCTGGGACAAAGATTCTGACAAATGCTCTTATGAAGCAATGGTTCTAAATGAAAAATGGATTACACTATTCAATGCTTGAACTGCTCCACAAAATCCATGCAAAAAATACTTACACAGTAGTTTAATCTCTCTTTGAAATCAACTACACAACGTACTACATCTCAAAACACCCCATTGAAATTTTTTAAGTCgtttattaaaaagtaaaatACAATGTTCAAAATTTGCTTCCAGAAGGCCCATGGACCCAGACAAGGATCTATTACCAAGTCTATGTGCTCTACAACCCTCAATATGCACAGGGCATATGCCTGTGAGCCACGTTCAGTGCGTCTTCTAGCATCTTCACCAAACATGGATCTGCTCATGGCAGTAGACATGTCTCGTGCCATATTTCATTTATTAGCCCAGTTGATAGCCAAGGACCGTGCACGGAACCTTGGGCTGTGCAGTGTGGATGATGGGCTTGCCAAGTACCCAAACAAAGAGAGTTCCACAAATCCGTGAAACTTTGGCTTTTAGACTGCACAACCCCGTGCTTTATGCAAATGGGTTCGCATGGCATAGACAAAAACTCAAGGGATAGTGGTGCtatcaaataaatttttataactTTTGAAAAGTAAATTTTTGGGTAATTTAATGACTATATCAGTCTTTATGTTTGCATTTCAACCACAAAAACGTATTGAAAGGAAGAAGCAATAATTCTTAAACCTTCAATCTAAAATTTAAAGCTCCGAAAATGCTTCCAATCATTAATTAGACTATAACTTCAAGATCCTCCACGTTGACAGATTTTTCTATCATCCTTCGAACTTTATTTTGAAGCTAGGTTGATTATGACTTCCCAAGCCTTAAATTTACCAAGAAATGGTTAAAATTGGATTTGGTGAGTCTAACAATATCCCAAGTCTTTAATAGTACTTGATATTGTGGCAAGGTTGGTTAATGGTTATCATGTTCATTTGGTCGTTCAAAATTGATTTCGCTCGATGTAGCTAATTCTCCTAACCCTGTGCATGCCTCGATAAGGTATGCCGAATGTTACAGCCATTTAATACATGTCACCTATTTTGTATTAGATTTATATGCTTGACGAGCCTATGAAATTGTTTTTCATGTTGTTATCCGTGCTTACGTCATGTTATCCATGCTTAAACTAAAATATGTTTTGTTACCACAATTTTATCATCGCATCGTCACCCAGTCAAATTGTACATGTTTGAGCCTTGAGCCTTGTTCAGATGTGTATTCCTTCGGATTGAGGCAGATTTTGAGATTGTACGGAGGAGACATAGATGTTGGTCTATAAGGCGTAGTGGGACCACAATCATAGTTCAGCAAGGCTCTAGTATACAGTAGTGGTTTGGCAAAGGATGGGCACTGCACATGACACCAACCCTTGTATTTTGTTGGTACATAATATAGAAGGTACTATAATCTTTATTAGCTTCTGTTACTCCTCAGACTCGATCCATTGTTTTGACTACATAGCATGCACCACATTACATTTTATTTCATCTTATACATTTATTCATCTTTTTATTTTGATTGTTTCATATTGAGGTTGTACCTACCCCTTCGGAACTATTATTTTTTGTGTGTGTGGACGTGACAAAGAGCATGGGCGTAAGTGAGGGAGCCTCTGGAGGAGAACATGGTCACATTCATGTGGAtctcatgtattttaaatgcattGTCGTTAAGCAAAGGTAAGGGGCCGTCTCTGGAGGATAACATAGTTGCATTCATGTagatttcatatttttttttaacgcATTGTAGTTAACCTGGACTATTTTGATATTATATGGGAGTGTCCTGAGGATTTTATAACATTACTAGACATGCATGATTTGCAtggatttatattatatttgtgatggcTGTAAATTTATGATGATGTTTGTGACACTAGTATTGTATTCAGTAATCAAGACAACTAGCACATTTTCGGACCCGTGTAAAGAAGATGGTCCAACTTACACCGTTAAATTGATTGAGTTAAATCAAATTGCacaataatttctaaaaggacCCAAAGGCCCCATATAATAGAATAATATTCTATGGTCCAAACCTTTGCAAATAAAAACCTTCCATAATCAGCTAACTTATTATGTTTAATGAGCAGACATGCTAGTAGAGCCATGACATTGGCTACAAACTTTTTTACTAATCCAAAAAACTAGAAACTTTGACAACGTTTAGAAATTAACTAAACAAGTTCAATAAAGTACATAAatgagaaaagaaaggaaaataacataaaatcatatattccATCCTCAGGCATACCTGAGCCATGACAAAGGTGTTAGATTGAGCAAGAGTACCGACGCAAGTTGAACAACCATCAGAATGCGGAGATGCACCAACAAAAAGCTTGTGGAGTGTCCGGAATGCCACTGCATTTTCGGTGCTCCATGGAGGCAACCATTTGAAAGCTGATGTAGAAACAAGGCCATCTTTGAATAGCTTCACCTCGTAACTCTCTTTGCCCGCCTCCACACCATCTGAACCATCTTCATCTCCAGGACTACAGAGCAAAACAGAACAATATGCAATCAAGTCGAGCTTCAAAGCTTTCATAGCCAGCGAATCAAAAATCGTGGGATAAAAGCTTTGGCTCATGACGATAGTGCTTTTCTTTCTCCCCAAATCCTTAGTAGCAATCAAACCAAAGAAGCCTAGCAACCAGTGAAGCCCCAACAATCTGAAAACCAGATGATGCTGGGAGTCTTTTGACAACCACAAAAGGCGATGAGCAACCTCTGCTTCTTGCCCTTGAAAAGAGTccaaaaacttcaaatacattCCCAAAAAAGCATGGCAAAGCAATGGTTCATACGTGCTGAGAAGCCCTGAGAACTGCACCCTTAATAAAGAAGCCTGAAGTTCTAGTTCTTCAGCTACAGGAAGTATAGCAACCATAAACTCCATCAACCCAAAGGGTGTCAAATTGAGTGGCCACTCGAGCAAAAATGCCATAACTCTCCTCAACTCCCTATAAGATGTCTCATTCTCCTTCCACACGAAATCACAACCACTCCCGTCAATCAAAAACTGCGGAACGTTAAATGGGATCAGAGGGATTGAAGCATTATTAATGGAGGCGAGAAGGTTAGCACCGGGTTTCAGCTTTACAACATTGAGTAAAGTTGTGGACAATAGCAGGACATAACACTGAGATACATGGGTTCGTTCACTCTGGCATAAGGCCCACAAGTTGGGAAGCACTTCGGAAAGCAAACAAGGGAATGCCAATTCCAGCTGCCGCAAACACTCACAGGCGATGCCCCGGGTGTGACTATCGACTCCATGATTGGGTCGATTGATAATAGTCAACAACAGCTCGACGAGATCAGTAACAGGAGAGATGATGGCTTTTAAACCATCGCCATCATGGTCTGAGGTGTGTGAGATGAAGATGGCGGTGGAGGAGATGAGAAATTGATCTTTGAGAGGAGAAGGTTGAACAACAGAGCGAAGGGAATCGAGGAGACGAGAGAAAGAACGGGGAGAGAAGAGGGAGGCGGAATTCTGCTCGATGAAGGTGAGGAGGTTGAGTTTGAGCTGGAGAGAGAAATCTTTGCGGAGGAGGGAAGAGAGGCCGAGGTGGAGGAGAGGTGTGGAAGAGTAATTGAGGGAGGTCCACCGGTGCATACGGGCTGCGCCGCCATGGTTGTAATCGTCAATCAGCGACTCCCATTCGACGGGGGACAGGGGTTTCAGGGACGGCTCCGACATACCTCAGCCCTCGTTCACTCTTTTCCCATTTATGTGAACGaaaactttatttattttttagataaaatgtaaattttactTGACGACAAAAATCTGTGTGCGATCATATGTCGTATTTTATAAGACGGATATTTTATTTCgttcatctatgaaaaaatattacttttaggTACAGTTTGGTACATAGGATATGATAAGTAGGGGATATATAGTATAAAGATAAATCAAGgataaatataatgataatataatatgttgaatgtttggtatgattttaactgatttaatttatatattgaattgtaattacaaaattaatcctatcacaaaaacttatatattggcaaaaacttatgtgagacggtctcacgggtattatttgtgagacggatctcttatttgtgtcacccataaaagagtattactttttatgttaagagtactattttttattgtgaatatggatatttttgacccgtctcacagattatgatccgtgagacggtctcacatgagactcactctatatatttgtgtgtgtatatatatatttatatatttacacgcatatatatacatgtgtgtgtatatatacacgtgtatattgtatatataacacatgtatatatatgcatgcatgtatatatatatatatatatatatatatatatatatatatatatatatatatatatatatataaacacacatgtatatatgtatttatatttatatatacacataaacacacatgtatatatgtatttatatttatatatacacataaacacacatgtatatatgtatttatatttatatatacacacgcatatatacatgtgtgtgtatatatatatgtgtatatatatatatcacgtcTCTTACAAAAGATGTTTTATCcttctcaaattttatttatcaatatcatgggctttttaaaaaggtaccaaacatgggataaggaggattatttatcaatctcacCCTTATCTCATGTACCAAACAATGCCTTAATGTTAagactattactttttattgtgaatatcggtagggttgatctgtctcagataatgattcgtgagatcgtctcgtAATATATCTACTATTACTTGAATTTTGCAACTTTTCTGAAAATAGTTCCAACAATCTTTTTAATACTTACTGAACAATTAATGTTATATCATTTCTGATCATGTTTAGGTTCAGGGATGCTCATTGGGTCGGACTTGCATTCAATTCGGTTTGGTTTGAAGTGAACAAATAACATTCCTAATCATGGCGCGTTGGTTTGGTTTCCATCAAGTCATAACCTTACGAATTTAAAAACATGTGCATAACTTAATTGAATGCGGAATatggattgaatttttttttccatttattGAGTTTGAATCATGTCTTGAACACTTTTAAAAATATCTTCTAAACA from Primulina eburnea isolate SZY01 chromosome 6, ASM2296580v1, whole genome shotgun sequence encodes:
- the LOC140833986 gene encoding uncharacterized protein; the protein is MSEPSLKPLSPVEWESLIDDYNHGGAARMHRWTSLNYSSTPLLHLGLSSLLRKDFSLQLKLNLLTFIEQNSASLFSPRSFSRLLDSLRSVVQPSPLKDQFLISSTAIFISHTSDHDGDGLKAIISPVTDLVELLLTIINRPNHGVDSHTRGIACECLRQLELAFPCLLSEVLPNLWALCQSERTHVSQCYVLLLSTTLLNVVKLKPGANLLASINNASIPLIPFNVPQFLIDGSGCDFVWKENETSYRELRRVMAFLLEWPLNLTPFGLMEFMVAILPVAEELELQASLLRVQFSGLLSTYEPLLCHAFLGMYLKFLDSFQGQEAEVAHRLLWLSKDSQHHLVFRLLGLHWLLGFFGLIATKDLGRKKSTIVMSQSFYPTIFDSLAMKALKLDLIAYCSVLLCSPGDEDGSDGVEAGKESYEVKLFKDGLVSTSAFKWLPPWSTENAVAFRTLHKLFVGASPHSDGCSTCVGTLAQSNTFVMAQKMLVDSTSEFQGLVPVTVACIDRLLGCHKHHWLGEHLLKTLDKHLLQKLKIDYSLGSYFPIFERISENDKVSPSGLLELLKKFILFLVGKHGPNTGLKSWYHGSKVFGICRTMLVHHRSSNLFTGLSRLLAFTCLYFPDLEVRDNARFYLRILVCIPGKKLRQILNTEESLPGVAPSTRPSSFFNKQSPQTVQDFKESSNIASYIQVERVTPSLVKQSWSLSLPNMDLNPDKPGFLEAIWDNEPASEEKELLAVGARMEIIPDSERLQQQKEPLRVTDSKVSEIVGVLRRHFSCIPDYRHMPGLKIKISCSLKFDADSFCSVWGTPPTDSFSDEVDKLPAIYATVLKFTSSSPYGSISSFHNAFLLGSTTKIDSSLTQADALAIVPVDNGHRETFEAPVCLELEPREPVPGLVDVFIETNTDNGQIIRGQLSSIPVGIEDMFLRAILPDDMKGDDDIPTYYLNLFTALWEACETTSSTGRETFILKGGKGVTAVKGTQSVKFLEVPMTSLVLAVERYLAPFVVCVTGERLVDMVRAGGVIKDAVWKDFRSDPLFEVSSSNVGPLYLKYVGDEDGSADQIPGRKNIGVLDILIFLPPRFHLLFQMEVHDVSTLVRIRTDHWPCLAYVDDYLEALFLD